ctaccagatttttgcccactcacttaacccaatATATGGGATAGCAAGTTGTGAGaaagacataaggagtctgcaagaGTTTGAGTCCATTCTCCCTCATAAagatttttttgtatttgttcttgggatgttgaCAAGGTCacattgcccatcccaagttgtcCTGAGATGGTGGTGGACCAACTTAAAAGTAGAGGTTGTTTCGGGCTAGTTCAGAGGCTGTCAGTGGTCAGCCAGTGGAAATGTAaccctctggctgttcaccccaGTATCCTATTTGCTTTCTTCATTGTTATTGGTTTCAGCAAATTGTCCATGAGAACCACCAGGCAttttgtgtgtggtgggtgtgtaacAAATACCGTTTGGTTTAAATTTCCTTCCCTtattccctttgttcctctaatCACTTTGCATTTATTTGCTAATTGTGACCCCTAGATTCAGAATATATTGAAATTTCTCTATTTTGATCAACTTGCCACGTTATTTTCCagcaccgctcccccccccccccccccacacacacacacacacacacacacacacacacacacacacacacacattttgtaTGATTAGCAAGCTTGCTTTGTTCATCCATTTTCAAATTCCTTGGAGAACAGTAACGGCTCAAGGATTGATACATGGTCATCTCTAAGCCGATGCAGTTCCAAATGCAACTAACCTTTGTTTCCTGTGCTTTGTTTCCAGCGGCTTCTGATTTCTGAGGCTTGTCCTTTCCATGTCTTCTTTTGTTGCTGACCAGTCTCCTGTGTGATACTGTCAAAAGCTTTGATAAAATCTAAATATCTACCGTTCACTGAATTTCTCCGTGTTCACCGGGAAGAAATTCCAATAAACTGGTCAGACCTTATGTTTCACTTGCATTGTTCCTCATTATTCACTTTTCTTTAACTATTATTTTCTACTGTTCAATATTTTATGTATTACAGTTGCTGGACTTATCAGTCTCTAGTTCATGTGGTTATCTTATTTTTGTCTCCATTGGTACCGGGAGGTGGAATTTTTCCCATTTCAACTACACAGTGTCTGGATCAAGCACTGAGAGGCCAGCTATAGCATAGCCAGATACAGACAATTTCCCTCTATTCTGCCCCAAAATGTTCAACAGCCAAACTTCAGAAGAACACTTCCTATTGCACCAGTATTACATTCTTCCATTTCCTACAGCCATCTTTTGACTTCCTTGCATGATATTGCCAACCAGTGCTGAAATACAGACAGAACTGGATTGAAACTACTAAAACTCTTTCAGGTTGATCTCTTGCAGTCAGTCGTTCCAAGATATTAACACTGCTACTTATAAATTAGAATTCCATTTCTTTCTCAGTCGCATAAAGGCCATTCCAGTGCTATTTTCTAAGTAACTCCTAAAGCTTTTATAAGAAAGTCCATCAGGGTTAGGTGACTTGAACTTTTTAGTCTCCTCAACTTGTCTGCCATTTgatttgaaatttgcattttatatatttttgCTTTGCCATGGAAATGCTACTTTTGTATTGTTGAACCCTTGAACATGGATATGAAGGAGTCATTTAGAATATTGAGTATCCTTTGATCACTTGCTATTTCACCCTGAGGATACTCTTGTTTCTTTGACTGTCTTTTGCCCTCAAAACACTTTTGTAATGCATTCCATTTGTATCTTAGCTATGCCTAATATTCATTTATGCCTTTTGCTCTACCTGTCGATTTATACAGGCCAGTTTCTTTATTGTTCGCAATTTTGCATTGTCTCTATTGTTGCGAGCATTAGTTTCTTCTTTGTCACTCTTCTAGATTATGGTTATCTTGTAGTCTCAGTTATCTTTTGAactttccaatttccttttgtatggctgatttaaaaaaaactaaccatattgtggtcactgtttcCAAGCTATTCCCGATTGTAGCATAAGTTCTCGTTCTATGAATTGGCATTCTGAATAAATATGGCTAAGCCATCAATATTATAAGTAGACTAGaaataaaatgttttgacatcATTCCTGTAAGATCCAGCACCGCCTCTAAGAAATTAATGAATGCTGGTGCGAGAATATTTGAATATCTGACCttgcctgtttttgttttgaagataTGTTAGTTGTCTTATACAATTTCTGGGCCACCAGACGACCTTGGGAGTGTTCAGAGTTTTAGCTGCAACATGATCCTTTGTATTTTACGCCCACCCCAAACAAGAATATTGAAGTGGCATGGACCAGGATAGGGACTTGCAGGCCAGGAATTTCCATGCTTCTGGCTCGGTAGCTCATGAGCAGGCTAAGACACTATATAAGCAGTCAATATTGCTATTTTGAACCTTAAAAGAGGTTTTGACCATGGCTTGAAAGCGCAATCTGAAAATAAATTTCGCAGCTATATTTTGCTCGGTCTCCCCACTCTGCGCACAGCATTTTTCAGCCTCCTTGGGCAGGGAGGCACCCAAGCTATGCCCCTAATGGCATGGCACATAGTAACTTTATTTAAGCCAAATGACCTCCCCATGACTGAAATTTGGGATCagtgacagaggtctgaggcatgTACATTGGTCTTTGGATTGTATTTGTTTCATGTTTGCAGTGCATCTGTTTGGTTTCAGTGTAATCTAAGCAATTAGTCCTTGCATTAACATTAGAGTTATGCTCTTATTTAGTTGAATCTGCATTAATTTAGACACTTTGAGCTGTTTGGGAATATACAGGAGAATTATAGTGTGATATAGTGCTGAATTGCAATTTACTTgagatttaatttttttctttcttagcACCCAGTAGAATCTTATCAACAAATGAACTTCTGCCGCAGTGCACGACGTATGACCTAACTATGGATGCTAAGAGAGATGCAGGTTGTGAACCTCAGAAAGAGAATAGATTTTTGCCATCCCCTCTGAACCGAAGACTTTTTCAATGCGAGTCCAATGACTTTGCTTTACCCAGTGCTACAGAGCCATTAGGCAGTTATTCAGGTAGCCAAAGTACAGAGTCCTCCAAGTGGTCAATTCCTAATGATTTTTTTGAGACTGATTCCAGAAGTCCGTCTGGCATTGGTTTTGTAAATATTGATTCTTATGAACCAGAAAGCAGCGAAGGAGAGGATGAAGACTCAACTATTCAATCATCCTTGGAAAAAGAAGGAAAACTTCAGAAAAGGTTGGACACCATGCTTTCAGAATTAGAGAAAGGTGTTGACTATCTTAATGGGCTACAGTCATATCTCTCAGCTGTAATCCATGATGGTAACAGCCCACAAATTGAGCTGCCATGCTCTGTAGCATTGGACAATTTGTCTAATGCAGACATTGGTGTTAAAGGACATCAAACTGAATTAAAAGAACATAGGAAAACCTTACCAACAGTGGGAAATGCGGAAGAAATTAATGGCTATGTCAGGATGGAGGATATAaaagaaaaaagagaaagaaatctTGATAAGGCCTCACTGAGCGTTCAAACAGAAGGAAACATTTTCTGTTGTATGTCAGAGCAACCAAGTTCCTCAGAAATGGTAGTAAGACCAAAAGTTAGAAAGGAAAGAGATGCTAAAAGAGATTTGCACTCCCCTGATGAGTTTTATAGTTATTGTACCAGGGAAATGAAGACTAATGTTGAGTGTTGTGGATCAAATTGTGCCTTGTGGAACTGCAGGAGTAAACTCCATAGAGATTCAAAGATTGGATCTGGACTTAATGGCAAGGAAACTACTGGTATTCAGAAGGAACAGGCCACCATCCAACTACAAGAAAAGCCTGAAGATGTCACAACAGAAAACAGTTTCTGGGATGATTTTGAAAATGATTGTAACAAAGGTGAAGAAAGGTAACAAAATGTTCTGTTTATTGCCCCCTTGAAGGGTATGAAAGCTGATTTATTATTATCCTTAAAAATATAATCAATGCCAATATTCTGACTAGTTCTGAATCTCATTTTGCATATCTCCAAATTGGTGACAAAGCTAAACTTTATACTGTTATCCTTCACCTTAATAACAAAGCCATAATTTTTAACATTTGTCCTTTTTCAGCTTGGCGTACTCAGTACTTTGGGTTAACTGGTCTTGATTAAGTTTACTTAATCCATTCACATACTTAAATCCACTTTAATACTTAAAGCAAACAGATTTTGCAATTGTCATATTAAAACTGATAAACATTTAGATGGCATGTACTTTAATGCACTAATTTTTTCCccctctacctcctcttcaaaagcAGTTCCCTAAGCAGTGATGAGGAGTGGTCAGCAATATGGACCTCTGATTTCGTTTTAGAACAGATGCACTCTAGTGATGAGAGCTGGGAGACCTTGTCAGGAGTTGAAGAACAACAAACTGAACCAAACAGCATTAGTAGCAGCCTGGATGAAGAAGCTTTTAAACATTGCTTCACTGTAGGGTATGAGTCTACCTTAAGGTATAATCCAGACATTGGATTTAATTTTAAGTCTCTAATGCATAGAATGGGGTGTCAAACATATGGATTAAATGGGGCACAGAATACAGTTTAATCTGGCccatgtgtgtgtgctgtgcctgGATTGTTCTGGGTCCTGAAATGGAACATGAATCTCCCAGCCACTGCTTCTGACAGCCTAAggactgcatctttcaaacttgGTGTAGCAGCATTGGCCCCTCTCTATGATATCATCCtttaccccacccacaccctaccCTTACCCTATGCTGGCAGAGCAAGCCAACATACAAGTGGAGCGACCTGCTGGTAGAGAGGAATGAGACATGAGGATTGCAAATCATGGAGAAGGATTGGTTGGGACCAGAGTTTGGTGGGATTGGAAAAGTGGGGCTTAGAAGCAGGACCTCGTATCCAGAAATTGGTATACCATGTGTCCGTTTTACATGCAAATTAGGGCAAAACATGTCAAAAAAACTTTTACTGAACCTGGCCCATGCCAAGAGCCAAGATGTCTGATCAGGCCTGCTATTTAAAATGAGTTTGACACCCTGTACCAGAATAAAAATCTGTTACTGTATAGTATGTATAGTGACCATTTGTCATTTGATTAAATAATTGAAATTCACCTGATTTCTCAAGTCACCTATTATTTATGGCACATTATATTGTTTTATCCACATGATAAAGAACATAAAGTACATATAATCTGTTTGTGTGCTGTAAGTTCTATGGCTCACCTAgtccatgccaatgtttatgctccagATGAGCCTCCTCGTCAAATGTCAGCAtaaccttccattcctttctctcctTGTGTGTTTATCTACCATTCTATTAAATGCATTTATGCTATTCACCTTAACTGCTTTCTTGTGGTAGCAAATTTCACATTCTAAGTATGCTTTGACTAAAGAATTCCTAAAACCCACAGCCTATCGGCATCAATCCTATCTTTATGGCCCCTAGGTTTGGATACCCCCCACAAGTCTTTTTCTCctatcaaagcctttcataaACTTCTATCAGTTGAACCCTCAAACCTTTTTTTTAAGAGGAATGAACACcattctgttcaatctttctttttCTGATTGGTATAACCTCTGTTTTGGCATCTCCATGTAAATGTTTTTTTTGCATCTTCTCCAGATGCCTCTATATACTTCAAAATATGGATACCAGAATTACATGTCAGTCCACTGCTGGTAGTTGTGTAGAGGTAGATTGTATAAATGCAGAGATTAGGCAAACATGCAGCAAAGGCAGAGTGGTTTTAATGTGGGATTTTAACTTCCACATAGATTGGAATGAGCAGACATGTCAGAAAGATAGTGAGATTCTTGAGTGTGTCCAGGATAGTTTTCTGCAGCTGTTTGCTCCAGAACCAACAAGGGGTCATGTCATTAGCAATTTTAGTTAACAGGCTAACAGCATGAACATTTATCCATTAGCAATCAAAATATGATTAGAAAATATGAGGTTGATCACATGCAATGTGGGCTCCTTGTGAACATACATTGGTAATATTGTCGAATACAATtaggaagattttttttattcatttacaggatgtggtgtcactggctaggtcagcatttattgtccatcactaattgtccttgagaaggtggtggtgagctgttgccttgaaccgctgcagtctatgtggtgtaggtacaaccgcagtgctgtcagggagggagttccaggattttgacccagtgatagtggtGAACATGCTGAATTATTACTTTATGTCAGTATTTCCGGTCGAGGAAGAGGCAGTCAGCATGTCAGAAATCGTAAGGGATCTAAAATTGAATCAGGTTCGGGGATTCACCAAAATTAATGTAAGCTAAATAGCAATAACAAAGAAAATAATAGTCCTAAAGAGTGACAACTCCCCTGGATCATGTGTTTTCTGTCCCAGAGTTTTAAAGTCGTAGTTGATAAAACTGAAGGTGATgtaattatgattttctaaagtGCCCTCAATTCAGGAACCGTTCCTTTAGATTGGGATATAGTGCTTGTCACATCGCTATTTTAAGAAAGGCGAGCGGGAAACCAGAGAATTATAGACCTAActctagcctaacatctgttgccAAAAAATTATTAGAGCCTATAATTAAAGGTAGAGTGACTGAACACTGAAAATTCTCAGCTGTTCAGAGAGCTtgcatggatttgtgaagggtAGGACATGCCTGACAAACTTGTTTAAATaatttgaagaggtgactaaagtgGTGGACAGGAGTATATCAATGTATGTTATTCATACAGATatccagaaggcatctgatagGTACTGTtaagctaaagttgaagctcatgaaaTTTAAGATAGATTATTTACCTGTTTGGGATATTAGTTGAGCGGTAGGTGACAGAGTAATGGACAAAATAATGGGCAGGTACTCCAGTTGGCAGGACATGACTAGTGGTTTCCCACAAGTTTCCCATAAGCctcaactgttcacagtattgaTGAATGACCTAGTTGATGAGAATCAAATTTGTCAATGACATAAAGCTAGGTGACATTAtaaacagtgtagatggaagtATAAAATTACAAAACAAATTGATAGATTGAGTGGGCAaagctgtggcaaatggatttcagtgtAGGCAAATGTGATCTACAAAGATAGAAACAGTTCTTTCTATTTGGTCCAAAGCTTGAAACAGTGGAAATCCAAAgagaacataagacataggagcagaaattaggccattcggcccatcaagtctgctccaccattcaatcatggctgataagtttctcaaccccattctcccgccttctccccgtaacctttgttccccttaccaatcaagaacctatctatcgtggtcttaaatacactcaatgacctggcctccacagccttctgtggcaatgaattccattgattcaccactctctggctaaagaagtttctcctcatctctgttctaaaaggtctttcctttactctgaggctgtgccctcaggtcctagtctctcctactaatggaaacgtcttccccatgtccactctatccaggcctttcagtattctgtaagtttcaatcagatcccccctcatctttctaaactctatcgagtatagacccagagtcctcaaatgttcctcttatgttaagcctttcattcctgggattgttctcgtgaacctcctctggaccctttccagggccagaacatccttcctgagatacggggcccaaaattgctcacaatattctaaatgtggtctgaccagagcctaaaaaagcctcagcagcacattcctgcttttatattctagtcctttcgaaataaatgccaacattgcatgtgccttcctaactaccgactcaacctgcaagttaaccttaagagaatcctggactaggactcccaagtccctttgcactccagatttctgaattctctccccatttagaaaatcgtctatgcctctattcttcctaccaaagttcatgacctcacacttgcccacgttgtattccatctgccacttctttgcccattctcctaacctgtccaaatccttctgcaacctccgcacctcctcaatactacctgtccctccacctatctttgtatcatctgcaaacttagccaggatgccctcagttccttcatctggagcattaatgtataaagtgaaaagttgtggtcccaacactgacccgtgcggaactccactagtccccggccgccatcctgagaaggacccccttatccccactctctgcctcctgccagacagccaatcttctatccatgctagtaccttgcctctaacaccatgggctcttatcttactgagcagcctcctgtgcggcccttgtcaaaggccttctggaagtccaagtagataacatccattggctctcctttgtctaacctactcgttaccacctcaaagagttcttacagatttgtcaggcatgacctccccttgatgaaaccatgctgactttgcctgattttaccatgcacttccaagtattctgaaatctcatccttaataatggactcttaaaatcttaccaacaactgaggtcaggctaatcggcctgcaatttcccgtcttttgcctcatcccttcttaaacgggggggttacattagcgattttccagtcctctgggaccctccctgactccagtgattcctgaaagatcaccactaacacctccactatctcttcagctatctccttcagaactctggggtgtaatccatctggtccgggtaatttatccaccttcagaccttacagttttcctagcaccttctccttggtaatggcctccatactcacctctgctccccaactctcttgaactttggggatgtctttcgtgtcttccactgtgaagactgacgcaaagtacctattcagttcttctgccatttctttgatccccactactacttctccagcgttgTTTTCCAGCGGCCCAGTATCCACTTTGGCCTCtcccttaccctttatatatctaaaaaaaactcttgcaatcttcttttatattaccggctagtttaccctcatatttaatcttctccctccttatttcttttttagttgtcctctgttggtctttgtaggcttcccaatcccctggtttcctactgctcttcgccgcattgtatgctttctctttagcttttaagcTGTCCCTGacatcccttgtcagccatggttgcctcgtcctccctttagtatgcttcttcctagggatgaatttttgctgtgtctcccaaattactcccagaaactcctgccattgctgttccactgtctttcctgctaggctcatctcccagtcagttctggccagctcctccctcatgtctctgtagttgcctttattcaactgtaataccgttacgtctgattccagctttttcctctcagatTTCTTGGCAGTCCAGGTACATCGATCATTAAAATGCCATGAGGAGATGCAGAAGATAATTTAAAGGTCCAGTGGAATGCTGGCCTTAATATGCAGAAGGCTAGAATAcatgaggtgggaggaggggtggaagTCATGCTTCAGATATGCAAAGCCGTGGTTaaatcacacctggaatactgagtATATCTGGACACAGCACTTTAGAAAGGCATATCGACCTATTGACAGAGCGCAGCgcaggtttaccagaatgatgtCTGGATCCCAAGAGTTAAATTATAGAGCGAGATTAACAAATTaggttctctggaatttagaaggctaagggctgatttgattgaaactgtcAAGATATAAGGTGGAACAGATAGGGgagatagagaaaaactattttTGATAGTTGGGTAGTCTAGGATTAATGAGGGAAtagtcttaaaattagagccagacctgtCAGGAATGAAATTAGGGAACACTTTTATgctcaaaaggtggtagaagtttggtaAGATTTAGATTCTTCTGAGATTTAgaatttttgttatccaaagattATAGAAATATGGAGCAAGGGCAGGTGTGTGACCTTTGGCCACAGATTGGTCATGATTTCGTTGAATCCCAGAACGGGCttgagggactaaatggcctactgctgttccaATGTTCAATTCTATGCCTCTGGAAATGAGCCCTAGTGCTTCGATTATTTGTTGTATTATACCATCAGCCTTATATAATTAATTTGCAAATTCCTTAATATTGATAGAACTCAAATTAGAGCTGTCAAATTAGTGTTGACAAAAAAATGTACTTGTAGGGATGAGGCAATTGCCTGACTGAAATTGAAAGTGGGCAAGAAGGGAAAAATATGGGGCCATTGTACTGGGTAATTCCCTTGATTTtggattattttatttttaaacagtagttGTAAATTTTAGAACCTGTTTTAAGAAACTACTTTTTGGGTAGCTAGCCTGCCAAACCTTGTTCACAAGCTTCTGTCCATAGTCTGATGCCTGAACGTTAATGAGCATTATCCACCCATGTGATATTGGAAAATGTTGAcctaaatggaatttaatgtcaaGAAAGATCTtgggcaggatttcccagtcggtgTACGGGGGCGGGACCCACACACCAacttgtaaaatgacgcgggatgacgtcgggcagaactctCGATGTTACCCCGCGTCTTTtcaattttcagttcggcaggggcacagccaaatcagctgtacatccgctgacctgtcaacggcctattgaggccatttaaaaagtagttGCACTAGATAAAGGacctgaccttaaggttggtgggcaggccgggagccctggcaggcttcagaaaaagcatgaaacctcatccacgggcaggatgaggtttcatgtaggtttttaaaaatttaataaaagtttaattaaaggcgatggacatgtcccaactcatgtaatggtatcacatgaagggacatgcaagggaaattttatttttctatatttaacatttttgacGTTGGcaccgatttccctgaggcagcacttagcctcacggagatgagtgcgctctcggcttagggaatcccccccccccccccacctgcacagggagcggacgtcacgctgggtgggccttaattggtctgcccgtgtaaaatggcacacccccgattgggggcattgACTGGAGgcgcgcccgctcctgaacttccccccccccccccccccccgccccccccccacccccgacagggggaaaattctgtcctgtgTGATTAAATGCCAGCACCGTTTGgcctttttttgtttttcttttttttctgtACTTGTATACTAGTTTTTAGTGATTCGTGTGCCTGGAAACCAAAATCCCATTGTTTCTCCACAGTTCCTACTCTCACATCATTAATGGAATATTCCAAGTTCCCTTTCTTGGATCCAACATGGAGATCCCATGTTTCCCACATGAACTGGATCTACAGTTTTGCGCACTCATTACATTTATGTAGTGCTTAGCAAGATCACATGTTGACCCAAGCACTTTTCAGCCAGTAAGATATAGTATAGTCATTGTGGTAATGGAAGAAACATGGCAgagaatttgcacacagcaagctcccacaaacaacagtatAATCGTGACTGGGTAGTCTGGTTTTTGAGATATTGatggaggaataaatattggccaggacactgggaataactcccctactctttgaaatagtgccaagggaatCTATTACTTCTGCCTGAGGGTAGGCATGGcctaggtttaacatctcatccaaaaggcacctctgacagcacaatactccttcagtattgtattggaatgtcagccttgatatgTATGCTCATGTCCTGGATTGACACTTGAAGTCACAACCTTCTCACTCCAAGATGAGAGTGCTACTAATTGAGCGATAGCTGACACAATGATGGACTCCAGTAACTTCCCCGCAGCTGATATTAACCCAACAGGtgtattgtttcatagtttgtcccTCTGCCCCTTAAATAATAGTGGCATTTGCAGTTTTTCAGTCCTAAGGGGCATAATTGAGGCTAAGGGAtaagtcaatagagatgcagtggcagacatttaaagggatttttcagaatacacagaatagatacattccaatcaagggacccaccatctgtggttaactaaaaaagcgAAAGGTagtaacttaaagaaaaagcatataatttctCAAAGacggcaggtcagaagattggacagaatataaagaagaggagcaaagaatgacaagaagattaataagggaaaaattagagtacgagagaaagttagccagaaatataaaggtgatagtaagagtttctatagatatttaaataagaaaacaaTTAACAAAGCGAACGTTGGTTCTATAGAATTGAGTCTAGGGGATTAATACTGGAaaatagggagatggcagatgaattgaaccggTAATttacattggtcttcactatggagaatacaagtaacatcccagaaatagctgt
This is a stretch of genomic DNA from Carcharodon carcharias isolate sCarCar2 chromosome 4, sCarCar2.pri, whole genome shotgun sequence. It encodes these proteins:
- the pja2 gene encoding E3 ubiquitin-protein ligase Praja-2 isoform X5, translated to MMGQESGKAAWPRPAGGYQTITGRRYGRRHAYVSFRPSIAKPWNQLKENEPQWEGMELNTVSKDNGLSPSRILSTNELLPQCTTYDLTMDAKRDAGCEPQKENRFLPSPLNRRLFQCESNDFALPSATEPLGSYSGSQSTESSKWSIPNDFFETDSRSPSGIGFVNIDSYEPESSEGEDEDSTIQSSLEKEGKLQKRLDTMLSELEKGVDYLNGLQSYLSAVIHDGNSPQIELPCSVALDNLSNADIGVKGHQTELKEHRKTLPTVGNAEEINGYVRMEDIKEKRERNLDKASLSVQTEGNIFCCMSEQPSSSEMVVRPKVRKERDAKRDLHSPDEFYSYCTREMKTNVECCGSNCALWNCRSKLHRDSKIGSGLNGKETTGIQKEQATIQLQEKPEDVTTENSFWDDFENDCNKGEESSLSSDEEWSAIWTSDFVLEQMHSSDESWETLSGVEEQQTEPNSISSSLDEEAFKHCFTVGEQTSLEEGEIPWVAFNEESDSSSSSTDETEGLGQLAHSGLLILDGNNNFEDDSSISEDLDMEWRLLDELGEGLTAQAISSVDPQLLTFMALEERLAQAMEAALAHLESLAIDGEQAPPPAPKETIECLPQVAISEEQNGLEQSCAICCSEYVKEELVTELPCHHLFHRPCVTLWLQKSGTCPVCRHILTSTLPEAATTAFLSEPETTPSTRDGPAIR
- the pja2 gene encoding E3 ubiquitin-protein ligase Praja-2 isoform X3, producing MMGQESGKAAWPRPAGGYQTITGRRYGRRHAYVSFRPSIAKPWNQLKENEPQWEGMELNTVSKDNGLSPSRILSTNELLPQCTTYDLTMDAKRDAGCEPQKENRFLPSPLNRRLFQCESNDFALPSATEPLGSYSGSQSTESSKWSIPNDFFETDSRSPSGIGFVNIDSYEPESSEGEDEDSTIQSSLEKEGKLQKRLDTMLSELEKGVDYLNGLQSYLSAVIHDGNSPQIELPCSVALDNLSNADIGVKGHQTELKEHRKTLPTVGNAEEINGYVRMEDIKEKRERNLDKASLSVQTEGNIFCCMSEQPSSSEMVVRPKVRKERDAKRDLHSPDEFYSYCTREMKTNVECCGSNCALWNCRSKLHRDSKIGSGLNGKETTGIQKEQATIQLQEKPEDVTTENSFWDDFENDCNKGEESSLSSDEEWSAIWTSDFVLEQMHSSDESWETLSGVEEQQTEPNSISSSLDEEAFKHCFTVGYESTLREQTSLEEGEIPWVAFNEESDSSSSSTDETEGLGQLAHSGLLILDGNNNFEDDSSISEDLDMEWRLLDELGEGLTAQAISSVDPQLLTFMALEERLAQAMEAALAHLESLAIDGEQAPPPAPKETIECLPQVAISEEQNGLEQSCAICCSEYVKEELVTELPCHHLFHRPCVTLWLQKSGTCPVCRHILTSTLPEAATTAFLSEPETTPSTRDGPAIR
- the pja2 gene encoding E3 ubiquitin-protein ligase Praja-2 isoform X1, which codes for MMGQESGKAAWPRPAGGYQTITGRRYGRRHAYVSFRPSIAKPWNQLKENEPQWEGMELNTVSKDNGLSPSRILSTNELLPQCTTYDLTMDAKRDAGCEPQKENRFLPSPLNRRLFQCESNDFALPSATEPLGSYSGSQSTESSKWSIPNDFFETDSRSPSGIGFVNIDSYEPESSEGEDEDSTIQSSLEKEGKLQKRLDTMLSELEKGVDYLNGLQSYLSAVIHDGNSPQIELPCSVALDNLSNADIGVKGHQTELKEHRKTLPTVGNAEEINGYVRMEDIKEKRERNLDKASLSVQTEGNIFCCMSEQPSSSEMVVRPKVRKERDAKRDLHSPDEFYSYCTREMKTNVECCGSNCALWNCRSKLHRDSKIGSGLNGKETTGIQKEQATIQLQEKPEDVTTENSFWDDFENDCNKGEESSSLSSDEEWSAIWTSDFVLEQMHSSDESWETLSGVEEQQTEPNSISSSLDEEAFKHCFTVGYESTLREQTSLEEGEIPWVAFNEESDSSSSSTDETEGLGQLAHSGLLILDGNNNFEDDSSISEDLDMEWRLLDELGEGLTAQAISSVDPQLLTFMALEERLAQAMEAALAHLESLAIDGEQAPPPAPKETIECLPQVAISEEQNGLEQSCAICCSEYVKEELVTELPCHHLFHRPCVTLWLQKSGTCPVCRHILTSTLPEAATTAFLSEPETTPSTRDGPAIR
- the pja2 gene encoding E3 ubiquitin-protein ligase Praja-2 isoform X4, with translation MMGQESGKAAWPRPAGGYQTITGRRYGRRHAYVSFRPSIAKPWNQLKENEPQWEGMELNTVSKDNGLSPSRILSTNELLPQCTTYDLTMDAKRDAGCEPQKENRFLPSPLNRRLFQCESNDFALPSATEPLGSYSGSQSTESSKWSIPNDFFETDSRSPSGIGFVNIDSYEPESSEGEDEDSTIQSSLEKEGKLQKRLDTMLSELEKGVDYLNGLQSYLSAVIHDGNSPQIELPCSVALDNLSNADIGVKGHQTELKEHRKTLPTVGNAEEINGYVRMEDIKEKRERNLDKASLSVQTEGNIFCCMSEQPSSSEMVVRPKVRKERDAKRDLHSPDEFYSYCTREMKTNVECCGSNCALWNCRSKLHRDSKIGSGLNGKETTGIQKEQATIQLQEKPEDVTTENSFWDDFENDCNKGEESSSLSSDEEWSAIWTSDFVLEQMHSSDESWETLSGVEEQQTEPNSISSSLDEEAFKHCFTVGEQTSLEEGEIPWVAFNEESDSSSSSTDETEGLGQLAHSGLLILDGNNNFEDDSSISEDLDMEWRLLDELGEGLTAQAISSVDPQLLTFMALEERLAQAMEAALAHLESLAIDGEQAPPPAPKETIECLPQVAISEEQNGLEQSCAICCSEYVKEELVTELPCHHLFHRPCVTLWLQKSGTCPVCRHILTSTLPEAATTAFLSEPETTPSTRDGPAIR